TAAGGGTATATGCAGGGTAATGTTTAAAGCCACAGACTTTAGTGTAACTCTGTAGTTTAGTATATTAGTAAATGAAATCTggcaatatgtaaaaaaaaaaaaaaaccatcatgaCTAggttgggtttatcccagaaataaaAAGTTGACCCAACATTCAAAGAAATCCATGTAGTTCAGTGTGTCAgcatacaaaacaaaaactacatgaCCATCTCAAAAATTGCAGAAAACCACCTTTTGAATATACCAAGTACTACTAGATTATatgctttaaaagggtgaatactgtggtatgtaaattatctctcaaaaagttttttttccaaaaaggtgCAGAAAATcctctgacaaaattcaacacccatttatgattaaaaaaaaaaaaaaaagctcttcagcaaattaggaatagaagggatCCTCAACCAaaaaagcctacagctaacatcatatgaATAGTGAAGACTGAATGCTTCcccctaagattgggaacaaaaCCCTCCTCTAAAACGTTGTGTCTGAGGTCACtgtacaataaaattttttttaacaaaaattatagATTGGGAATGAATAAATATGACAGTATCTATTTGTGGATGGTGTGATGTGATTGCCTATATAGGAAAGTCAAAGGATCTTAATAAAAAGGTACCAGAACTAATAAGTGGGTTTAGCAACATTAGTATGCAAAAGTGTATTTCTATGTAGTAGCAATGAACACTTAGAAACTGAAATTCTAAAATTAGCATTTATAGTAGCACCACAAAACatgaaatgtacaaaaatatgtataagatctgTATGTGAAATGTAGAaaaacattgatttaaaaaaatcaaagacgaccttcaaaaatatatacatattatcgtattcatggattggaacatTAAATGTTATTAAGATATCAtctctccccaaattaatctatagattcaacgtaactccagtcaaaatcccagcaggaatttttgtaaaaacaagctgattataaaatttatatggaaaggtacTAGAATagccaaacatttttttaaaaagaacaaagtttgggcttccctggtggcgcagtggttgagagtccgcctgccgatgcagggaacacgggttcgtgccccggtccgggaagatcccacatgctgcagagcagctgggcccgtgagccatggccgctgagcctgcgcgtccggagcctgtgctccgcaatgggagaggccacaacagtgagaggcctgggtaccacaaaaaaaaaaaacaacaacaaagtttGAGGATTCCTACTTGACTTCAAGACTTATATAAGGCTAATCAAGATAATGTGGTATTGATGAAAGATCCATGGATcaagggaacagaatagagagcccagaaatagatccatatTTATGTGGTCAGTTTTTGACAAGGGATCAAAGGTAATTCACTGGAAAAGGATAGccctttaacaaatggtgctgggataccatcaatatgtgaaaatatgAACTTATACCACACACCAAAATCAACTGAAAATAGATCATAACCTAAATGCAAAACCTAAAACTGCAAAATATCTacaagaaaacaggaagaaaaatctgTGTCCTTGGTTTAGACGAAACTAAGAAGTATGAtccctaaaagaaaaaagagtcaaTAAATTAGACTTATCAAAATTAATGTCTGTTCTTCAAAACACTGAAAAAGTAAAAGCCAcattataacctttaaaaattgtgacccactatgttgtacaccttaaactaatactgtacatcaactacacctcagtaaaaataaaaagccacagactgggagaaggtatttgcaggACTCATTTGATAATgcacttgtatccagaatatataactaacattcaataagaaaacaaccaaccTTCCTTAAAATATGGGGaagagacttgaacagacatttcacctaAGAAGACTGTGAATGGCACATAAgcctatgaaaagatgttcagcatcattagttattagaaaAATGGAACTGAAAGCCACAGTGACGTATCACtgcacacccattagaatggctaattcaaaacaaaaccctgaCAATACCAAGAGCTAGGGAGGAAGCAGAAGAACTAGAACTTTTCATACATAACTGGTTGAAGTACTGCATGGTGGTACATCACTTTGCAAAAAAAACAGTTCAGGCAGTGTGTTATAAAGtaaaacatacacttaccatgtGACCCACTGTATGGGTACAACACAttttttatttacccattcatcagttggacattttttagctattataatgctgctatgaaatttgtacatttctcttgggtgtatgcCCCTTGgtagaactgctgggtcacatggcaaTTCTACATTTAACTAaccttttgaagaactgccaggctgttttccaaagtgtgcattcccaccaacattgtatgagggttccagtttatcgacattcttgccaacacttgttacctgTCGTTTttattacagccatcctagtgggtgtgatgTGACATgtcactgtggttttgttttgcatttcccagaCGGCTaattttattgagcacatactcaTGTATTACaggccatttgtgtatctcctTTGAAGAATAACTATTCATAttttttacccatttaaaaattagGGTTATTTGTCCTTTATTATTGTTCTTTGTATactctagatacaagtcctttatcagatatatgatttgcaaaaattttctgtgtgttgtctttcactttcttgatggtgtcctttgaagcacaagtgTTTAATTTTGCTGCActacaatttattttgttttgcttgtgcttttggtgtcatatctaagaaactattgcctAATCCAAGTCTCCAAgatatactctattttattctaagagttttacagttgtacctcttacatttgggtctttgttCCATTTAGAGTTAACATCTTTGCATGTGCAtatccagcactatttgttgaaagtaAGAAGAATAAATTTCTGAAAGGAATGTTTGTTTTCTccgaaggggaaaaaaaaaaaaaaagaacaagggtgCTGAGTAGAAATTGTAAACTAAATTACCCTAATcaaatatgaacaaataatttatttaaaaaatttcactgtCAAGCATATCATACCAAGTAAATCTGACATCACACTTGTACCACTTCACTAGGGCAAGAGCAATTAACTGTGCTAATGGCAGTGATGGAAAGATTCTTGTCTTCAAAGTTTGTCCAATTTATCCAGCACTTAAACAGCGCAAAAcactattttaagaaattacagAATATATAGGACGTGAGTGAAATGTAACAGCAAAGAACATAAGACGCTACAGATATGAACCTAATTTTAAGTAAAGATCAAGTACAAAACTTGGATTCATATAAGCAATAAGATAAAGGTGGTGATCTATAAACAGGCTTCCTTTAAATAAGATTTATCCCAGCGCATCTAAACTCATTCtattgcaaacaaaacaaaacccacaatatTTAGACTTCTCAGCAATAGCCCCTTATAAAATGTAGTACAGTACAACTCTGGTTACATTTCAGAATTGAAGCTGTTGTTTGAGGTAGAACCAgcagaaatatatcaaaatacaCTATTTAAGGGGAATTTCAACTAATAAAACTAAACTTTCACCTACTCATTAGTCTTTTACAACTTTAAGTTTTCATATTAACTGTACTTTGTGAACATTCACTCAATGACAATAAGAGTAGATATTTTACATACACAGGCGAAAAATgtgcttgtttcttctttttccattaaaatactCCCATTTGTGAaacaaatgtttttctatttatcgTTTCAGATCTGGGTATTAGAGAATGGAGAATATCGTTCTTAGTATGTTTCCGTCTTCAGATTATTTAAGCTAAATTTCTGAAAAAACTCATTATGTAATTAAGACAAATTTTTTCACTCTCATTGACTCAACTGACCATCTTTTTCCAATTTATTAATCACATGCTATGAAATGCCATTATTCAACACTGAAaatatgtttcattattttcctcttcAGAAAGAGAAGTTGAAATAAGggcttcttttcattctctgatgAGCACTGCGCTCCTCCAACAGGAGTCAAGTAAGTATCCACTCTATTTTATTACTTGAAAGTAGTATTTTGAAGTCCAGAGACAATGGACTGTGAAGATTACATCTCCTATGTATTCCCCAGACAACATTTCCCAGCTTGGTTGCAGCACAAGGAATCATCTCATGGCTCGTGTTTACCTTCTGCCTGATAAAGCATAATGATTTCTATTTTAGGGTACCCCAGCAAAAGGAttttgatggtggtggtgtttgATGTTTAATTTAGCCTAATTTTCATGTGTAAGTAAAGATTATATTCAAGGTTTGGTaggcattctattttttttctttttttttagtgttaacATTCTTAAGAGCTGAAAACCAAAGCTCTTTTAGGGAATGTAGTCTTTATAAAAAGGGTCGATGTTTTGGTGACTCCTCGTCATTATTCTCCCTTGTTTTCGAAGTATGTCCAGTCAGATTACTCAGTCGTATAACAGTAAATTCAAAGACAGCACCTGTTGGCTAGTCTGTTCCTACTGACTGACTTACTGCTTTCTACATTTTGGGTAACTCTGAAATGCTTGCAAGCTCCACCAAAGTCCGAGCAGATTTGATAATACGCATGATAGAAATTCCTAAGTCGGAACCACAAACTTGTCCACTCTGCAGAATGgtcaatttgaaaaatatagtaagttgaattttaaagtaaatgttgaccaattgtttttaataaaaattttaatatattttaggtCCTTCATTTGAACAGACAGCCGTCGTTCCTTAGCAAATGCCTGTATTTATTGGTATTAGCAAAACTTGAACATTTGTAATTCTGTAAAGATGACCAGTGTTTCCTTGACAAAGTTTTCGTTTCAGTTCTTTCTGAATGGTGTTTTAAAGGGTACTGAGTTACACCTTTAGCTCTGACCTTTAAGAAACAGATTATGATGTCCTTTAGTAACTTTACAAAGTGATTGATGGCACACACTTCTCCATCAAAGAGATGCTTATCTAAATctacaaaaagataaatatgccCGGAAAGCTCATGTAATATTTTTTGCTGAAGATAAAATTCCCTCTGTTTAGGAAGTAGTAGTTCATAAACTGCCATCCTTGAATGGGTTCTTACGACTCGCTCACAAATATCTATGACTCGGCACAAACTTTCTGAAGGGAAATGCAagccattttcctttttaacacaTAACAGTGATCCAATTTTAGAGGATTTGAGATCTGATGCATATAGTGCACTGATGCAGTCCTCACATGTTAAAAGAGCTGATAACTTATTTGCAATATAACTAGCACACCAGGTAAGATTTTGCCTATGATCTGACAGGTCTAGTAATGCCTCACTTAGCGAACAGTCAGACCAGTCTTGGCAAATATCCTCTTTGCGAAAAAGAGTCTTTATAACGCTGATACCATACTGACGCTGAACTGTCCAAAGGGCCAAGTCCGTCCTTCGAGCAACTGAAATGTCAAGGATGCTTACTTCACCTAGAAAAACCTCATCTTGTAATCTGTATCTGGTCTCCAAATTATGGTAAGCTTTCTGGAATGCCATGCAGGTAGGGTTAGAACTGGTTACCAATACCTGTCTAAGCATCTTTAGAAATAATTCCAGATGATCTTGACTGAATTTGTAAGTCAGAAGATATGGAAAAGGCATGACTTTTGGGGAAACGTAATTTTGGTAGAGCCATTTTAAGCTCTCAGCATTAAGCAAAAATCCCAGGAATCCCAGTTTTCGCTTACCTTTAATTATTTGATTATTGCTAATGTCAGATAACGTAACAAAAATAGTCTTGGCTTCAATTAACACATGGttgattttattaaaagtttcGGGTAATAGAGGTCCTTTAAGTCCCTTTCCATAATAGTTCCTACTATTAAAGATGTCAAACAGATTGTTAATTAAGCGTAAGAACTGGATGGTACCAATACAGTTTTGAAAAGGAGGCAGGCCTAATGACAGCAAACATTCTAACGCGCTGGCCACGCTCTCACTGAAGAGTTGGGCAGCACAATTCATTTTCAGTATGTGGTTCTTCAAATTTGCAAGTTTTCTTGGGATTCTCTCCATATTTGATAATTCCTGTTCCTCTAGTGCTGCTAACCCCACAAGGTGCTGCCAGTGTGCTGTGCCATTAATGAACTGAATGCTTTGAAAATTCTGAAATGCATTTCTTATTAATCTAAGCAAGTGGCAAGAATCAAAGAAGTATGCAATCTGTTGACTAGAAGATGAAGGATGCTGAAATGTACACTTCATGTTGTCTCCATCAAGATGTATCCCCAATGCTTTTGCCATCTGAACACTGTGAGCTGTAGCATCAGACGTGACAGCTAGAACTGTGATCCCTATGTCACTCAGTTTGCCAATCGTCAGACGAAGCAGCTGAGCTTGCAAATATCCAGACGCCCTGTTTACAAAAAAATAACCAAGAGGTGTCCTCCAGTGACCAGAAATACCCACTGCCATAAGCAAAATAGTTTCTGAGGCAAGTGGCGTTTCATCAGCATCAAGTTTGCCAAGACCAAAGTCCATAAACCCTAGCAAATGGTGACTGCTGGGGTCCCACTGAAGTTGTTGCTTGAGAGATATACCTTTTATTATCAGTGAACAATACTGATATAGCTGGTCTCCATTCTCTACTTTTcgttgaagaaaagaaaaaacgttGCTGCTGAAACCTGGACCGGGTTTGCATTTGGACAGCcatctagaaaatgtaaaaaatgaaaaacataaaacacaaatgaagaaattaaaaaagggaaaatgccTTAAATGGCATTTTCTACTAAAGTAGCCTCAAATCGCTGTTGAAATAAAGCCAAGTATAGTAGCCAAATTCTATCAACATTTCAAGCATATATTCATAGTTAtgataaaatagataatagagaAACTTAGAAACACAGAATAGCAACTGAAGATGCAAACATACCACATTTTTAACTTCTTACTCACTTCTTAATAAAAATCAATTACCCAGTTTGTTCTCATTGATGTGTTTGTAATTTAGATCATAAACCAGTCTTACCTGTACATTCactgagatgagaaaactgttgAGGGGGAAGGAAACTGAGAACAGCTAGTACAtctaccccattttatagatgaggaaactgggaggaagagggagaggttaAGTTGCCTGGCCCATGTTGTGCTGCTAGTCATGCACAAATGTGAAAACCAGCTTTCCTGAGGCCCTTGTTCAGTGCTTTTTCTCACTGCTCTTCGAATTATGCCCTTTGGGGCAATAGAGTGTCTGCATCTGTTTGCTCCTATCCAAAGTACCTACACTATTATCTTTATCTTAGGAGTTCTTTCATAGTATTTCTTTGATCTTCCCAAACTGCtgattattcttttctatttctgttagtGTCTGTCACTAACAGAATTCTTTTCACTCAGTTCTAATTTACACTTTCTAATTTGTTATAGATCAGGAAAGGAAGTAGCCAAGTTTAATAATTGTCTAAAATAAGACTAAATGGATTCTGAG
This DNA window, taken from Delphinus delphis chromosome 5, mDelDel1.2, whole genome shotgun sequence, encodes the following:
- the THAP9 gene encoding DNA transposase THAP9 isoform X1 produces the protein MLLYTFFITKNKFILTDFKWELYNWRETAEYSTEMKQFACTLYLCSSKVYDYVRKILKLPHSSILRTWLSKCKPGPGFSSNVFSFLQRKVENGDQLYQYCSLIIKGISLKQQLQWDPSSHHLLGFMDFGLGKLDADETPLASETILLMAVGISGHWRTPLGYFFVNRASGYLQAQLLRLTIGKLSDIGITVLAVTSDATAHSVQMAKALGIHLDGDNMKCTFQHPSSSSQQIAYFFDSCHLLRLIRNAFQNFQSIQFINGTAHWQHLVGLAALEEQELSNMERIPRKLANLKNHILKMNCAAQLFSESVASALECLLSLGLPPFQNCIGTIQFLRLINNLFDIFNSRNYYGKGLKGPLLPETFNKINHVLIEAKTIFVTLSDISNNQIIKGKRKLGFLGFLLNAESLKWLYQNYVSPKVMPFPYLLTYKFSQDHLELFLKMLRQVLVTSSNPTCMAFQKAYHNLETRYRLQDEVFLGEVSILDISVARRTDLALWTVQRQYGISVIKTLFRKEDICQDWSDCSLSEALLDLSDHRQNLTWCASYIANKLSALLTCEDCISALYASDLKSSKIGSLLCVKKENGLHFPSESLCRVIDICERVVRTHSRMAVYELLLPKQREFYLQQKILHELSGHIYLFVDLDKHLFDGEVCAINHFVKLLKDIIICFLKVRAKGVTQYPLKHHSERTETKTLSRKHWSSLQNYKCSSFANTNKYRHLLRNDGCLFK
- the THAP9 gene encoding DNA transposase THAP9 isoform X2, encoding MAVQMQTRSRFQQQRFFFSSTKSREWRPAISVLFTDNKRASGYLQAQLLRLTIGKLSDIGITVLAVTSDATAHSVQMAKALGIHLDGDNMKCTFQHPSSSSQQIAYFFDSCHLLRLIRNAFQNFQSIQFINGTAHWQHLVGLAALEEQELSNMERIPRKLANLKNHILKMNCAAQLFSESVASALECLLSLGLPPFQNCIGTIQFLRLINNLFDIFNSRNYYGKGLKGPLLPETFNKINHVLIEAKTIFVTLSDISNNQIIKGKRKLGFLGFLLNAESLKWLYQNYVSPKVMPFPYLLTYKFSQDHLELFLKMLRQVLVTSSNPTCMAFQKAYHNLETRYRLQDEVFLGEVSILDISVARRTDLALWTVQRQYGISVIKTLFRKEDICQDWSDCSLSEALLDLSDHRQNLTWCASYIANKLSALLTCEDCISALYASDLKSSKIGSLLCVKKENGLHFPSESLCRVIDICERVVRTHSRMAVYELLLPKQREFYLQQKILHELSGHIYLFVDLDKHLFDGEVCAINHFVKLLKDIIICFLKVRAKGVTQYPLKHHSERTETKTLSRKHWSSLQNYKCSSFANTNKYRHLLRNDGCLFK